A window of the Sander vitreus isolate 19-12246 unplaced genomic scaffold, sanVit1 ctg433_0, whole genome shotgun sequence genome harbors these coding sequences:
- the LOC144514062 gene encoding LOW QUALITY PROTEIN: interferon-inducible GTPase 5-like (The sequence of the model RefSeq protein was modified relative to this genomic sequence to represent the inferred CDS: deleted 2 bases in 2 codons), with amino-acid sequence MDNPHDDEQIAEIKKELETNGCAAAAAMIQTYLDEQDNVQLNIAITGECGSGKSTFVNAFRGIHNSDKKRAAPTGVTETTTDVTPYPHPKYPNVTLWDLPGVGTTKFPADKYLKLVEFERYDFFIIISADRFRENDVKFAQEIQKMKKKFYFVRSKIDHNIRDEKESQGSEFSEEKTLKEIREDCIQGLKGRVESPQVFLVASFKLHLYDFRLLEKTLEEELPAHKKNALLLALPNASLEIIIKKKEALQARTKYLAGMSALGAAVPVPGLSVAVDMFMIATTVKQYQVTFGLDSESLQHLAQTVGMPLDELRAVTTSPLAGKEISKDLIERIVSSSLAFLTLAAAEEGVRFLPFFGIPVAMTNSFLSTYQSLNMFLNMLAEDAQKVFEKALGLNTPV; translated from the exons ATGGATAATCCACATGATGATGAACAAATAgcagaaattaaaaaagaactGGAAACCAATGGATGCGCTGCAGCCGCTGCAATGATCCAGACTTATTTGGACGAACAGGATAATGTTCAGCTAAATATTGCGATCACAGGAGAGTGTGGTTCTGGTAAATCCACCTTTGTTAATGCCTTTAGAGGCATACACAACAGCGATAAGAAAAGAGCCGCCCCTACTGGTGTTACAGAAACCACCACAGATGTCACACCATACCCTCATCCTAAGTATCCCAACGTTACACTTTGGGATCTTCCTGGTGTTGGCACCACCAAGTTTCCAGCTGACAAGTACCTGAAGCTTGTTGAATTCGAAAGGTATGacttcttcatcatcatctcagCTGATCGCTTCAGAGAAAATGATGTGAAGTTCGCTCAGGAGAttcagaagatgaagaagaagttCTACTTTGTTCGCTCAAAGATTGACCACAACATACGTGATGAGAAAGAATCTCAGGGGTCAGAGTTCAGCGAAGAAAAGACCCTTAAAGAAATAAGGGAGGACTGCATTCAAG GTCTTAAAGGACGTGTTGAGTCTCCACAAGTCTTCCTGGTGGCCAGCTTTAAACTCCACCTGTATGACTTCCGTCTGTTAGAGAAAACCTTAGAGGAAGAACTTCCTGCACACAAGAAGAATGCTCTGCTGTTGGCCTTGCCCAATGCCAGTCTTGAAATcatcataaaaaagaaagaagctttACAGGCAAGAACAAAGTACCTTGCCGGTATGTCTGCATTGGGAGCAGCTGTACCAGTTCCTGGGCTCTCTGTTGCTGTTGATATGTTCATGATTGCTACCACCGTT AAACAGTACCAAGTTACCTTTGGTCTTGATAGCGAGTCACTGCAGCATCTTGCTCAGACTGTAGGTATGCCTTTGGATGAGCTTAGAGCAGTGACGACATCACCACTGGCTGGAAAAGAAATAAGCAAAGATCTTATCGAGAGGATAGTGAGCTCTTCTCTGGCTTTCCTTAcattagcagcagcagaggaaggGGTC AGATTTCTTCCATTTTTTGGAATCCCAGTAGCAATGAccaactcttttctctccacATACCAATCTCTCAACATGTTCCTCAACATGCTTGCTGAGGATGCACAGAAGGTATTTGAAAAGGCCCTGGGTTTGAACACCCCAGTGTGA